In Gemmatimonadota bacterium, the genomic window TCGAGGCCCTCGGCGGCCTGGGCGAGGAACGTCTCGAGGTGGTGCTGGACCACCGGATAGAATGGCGTGGTGGTAGGCCGGCGCAGTCGGTAGACGTGCCGGGCCTTGGCCCAGTCGCGTGTACGGCTCGTCCCGAAACTTCTCCAAAGCCAAGCGCAGGAACTTGGGAGAGGAATCTACGATGACGATCCCTACTTCCTTCGAGCCGAGCCGGTCCAGCAACGTAAGCGTCCGGTGAACCCATGTTTCGCGGATAGAGAGACAGGGCGATCCTCCCCCGGTCCGGAGTGGCATGCAAGGCTGGAAGGAGGCGGAGATGTCGGGATCGAAGGACGGATCGGTGAAGCGAGTGGCGGCACGGCGGTACTGGCGTGAGGCGGACGCCCGGGTGGTGGTCGAGGCGTGGCGAGGAAGCGGGGAGGGTCTAGGAGAGTTCGCTCGTCGTTACGGGTTCGAGCCCCGCCGTCTGGGGCGGTGGGCCGAGCGGCTTGAGCGGCCGCCGGAGCCCGTGCGCATGCATCCAGTGCGGGTGGTGGGGCGCGAAGATGGCGGACGGCTGAGCGATGCGCGGCTCGAGATCGTGCTGGACGAGGGGTGCAGCGTGCGGGTACCGCCGGGCTTCGCAGCAGAGGACCTGGAGCGGGTGCTCAGCGTGCTGGCGGTGGGTGCGTGATGCTGTTGCTGCCCTCGGCGGTGCGCATCTACGTGGCGTCGGAGCCGGTGGACCTGCGTCGCGGCTTCGACGGCCTAGCGGCGACGACGCGGAGCGTGATAGGCGCGGACCCACTGAGCGGGCACGTGTTCGTGTTTATCAACCGACGACGCAACCGCGTGAAGCTGTTGGTGTGGGACCGCACGGGCTACGTGCTGCTGTACAAGCGTCTGGAACGTGGCACGTTCGAGCTACCGACGAAGCCTGAGGCAGGGCGTCGTCACGTGGAGGTGGACGCGGGCGAGCTGGGGCTGATGCTTGAGGGTCTCGATCTCAGGGGTGCGCGGCGTCGCCCGCGCTGGTACCGGCTACCGGGACGTAGCGCGGAGCCGGTGGCGCTGCCATCCACTCAGGACCGTGCGCGCGCGGGTGGCCTGGACGCGCCGTCTTCGCGGGGTTCGCGTTCGGGCGCCTGACGCTCGAGGCTTCTCACAATGGCGTCGGCCTCGGCTGAGAGCTCGAACAGATTCTGGACGACCTCCTCGAAGCGTTGGGCGTTGTCCATCCACTCGCGGTACCGACCCAGCTGATCCTCGCTGAGCACGCGCGTCACGGTCTTGCCCTTGACCTTGGCGCTCCACTGCCAGTAGGGGCCGTGCAAGCGTGGCGGCTCGGCGTGGCAGTGGCAGCCCGGTGAGCTGCACCGCTTGAAGCGGTGCACGAGACTTCCCTTGAGCATGAACCCGACGTCTGCGAGCTGCTGAGAGCGGCGCTCGAGACG contains:
- the tnpB gene encoding IS66 family insertion sequence element accessory protein TnpB, translating into MLLLPSAVRIYVASEPVDLRRGFDGLAATTRSVIGADPLSGHVFVFINRRRNRVKLLVWDRTGYVLLYKRLERGTFELPTKPEAGRRHVEVDAGELGLMLEGLDLRGARRRPRWYRLPGRSAEPVALPSTQDRARAGGLDAPSSRGSRSGA